Proteins from a genomic interval of Clostridium sp. M62/1:
- a CDS encoding suppressor of fused domain protein, whose translation MITGKYLENPALYSPDELERLDNHIEKYFGKATTVVHEFFSEDIHVDVSIIPPHEEHNYYTLVTTGMGAFSMKIPSEYQEDGLPSRIELMMCLPPEWNPESKESQENWPVELLRYLARFPIIESTWLGYGHSIQNGTPYADNTLLAGCVLLGVQDAPEGAAVCKLSDGSWVGFYQVIPLTENELEYKIQHSTDEMLEYMEDVDHVVYFQRPDTNFESH comes from the coding sequence ATGATTACTGGAAAGTATTTGGAGAATCCAGCATTATATAGTCCCGATGAACTCGAACGATTGGACAACCATATCGAAAAATATTTTGGAAAAGCCACAACAGTGGTTCATGAGTTTTTCAGCGAAGATATTCATGTTGATGTCTCCATCATTCCGCCCCATGAGGAACATAACTATTATACTTTGGTAACCACAGGCATGGGTGCGTTTTCGATGAAGATCCCAAGTGAATACCAAGAGGATGGCCTTCCCTCTCGGATAGAACTGATGATGTGCCTTCCGCCTGAGTGGAACCCTGAAAGTAAGGAAAGCCAAGAAAATTGGCCAGTAGAGTTGCTTCGCTATTTAGCGAGGTTTCCAATCATAGAAAGCACTTGGCTGGGCTATGGGCATTCTATTCAAAACGGAACACCATACGCAGACAATACATTGCTGGCAGGGTGTGTTCTTTTAGGCGTACAGGATGCGCCGGAGGGTGCTGCCGTCTGTAAGCTCTCAGATGGAAGTTGGGTCGGTTTTTATCAGGTGATTCCTCTGACAGAGAATGAACTGGAATACAAGATTCAGCATAGTACAGATGAAATGCTGGAATACATGGAAGATGTAGACCATGTTGTATATTTCCAAAGACCGGATACTAATTTTGAATCACATTAG
- a CDS encoding DUF6892 domain-containing protein: MLNFAEQIADALDILKFDGAVQDTLAELRGKWGAQVPALLDERFDAVGVQYMKLSHEKGAAALGQELSAFGWALYNLDDEDEYLFALIPEEERSEWERYCKRQGQYCHLMKQQGRKWGDHAKEQDPGKLMPCEEYILQDEYDYFFNSLAGDFAAGEWKNQDAEEWKNGCVADLRQRPPQVTRAHSLPHLGCLTYSAENGLYAASRAAGSGTIGRALLSKNPATLNWAEPSPIGYDGPPQTLCWADHSLWVGDPTNATRIELTDRGTCQDVKNWTLPEDGWSTKYHCGITTDGLGRVYFSNEWYKGQIYRWENGKVTKHTFSLDGYDHLSEAVPVPGTGRITMIHAVSGKGRMEECLLELDMDTGRCRIAPLPGMGEGLKLRWFTGDWLLVQGNGEILSDDFAQLINRNTREVLRIRPGMFGGEKMQHIGILTDGTVVIVTRRDRVGPVFRYPIDFWGFLRTVNKPKKLEWQEYKEMYPNLPIFLPPKATERKIILKKDSLTILGSVFTPPFTLSQLAEKLGPARIVLQNGTRKSPMTGRESPYTQALALWDELGLQGWLDEDEQTIKTLGVRVAAQGEYAVRQTFDGTVWIGSKDYREASWKDFAGFAHTLKLGGFTVYTRLPGPVPGEQSAQKAKLEALSAMVQISWKEPEQKAAKAQKYKLSKPTEPVLTFTSFNFKLAVMEVLMYEKGLLAPKLDAHEFAREYSRRKIDIDAEGYEPIPEIRKWLEQYPVPERLAPEVTEIEMDGGSEIYTQLCPFWDGEDGAFDLNTITEAELRQFPNLKHITLMSSKPEQVLPVLERCGIKVDLL, from the coding sequence GTGTTGAACTTTGCAGAACAAATCGCAGACGCATTGGACATTTTGAAATTTGACGGAGCCGTACAGGACACTCTGGCGGAACTTCGAGGGAAATGGGGCGCACAGGTCCCGGCGCTGCTGGATGAACGCTTTGATGCCGTTGGCGTTCAATATATGAAACTATCCCATGAAAAAGGGGCGGCGGCGTTGGGGCAGGAGCTGTCTGCCTTCGGCTGGGCACTGTATAACCTGGACGATGAGGACGAGTATCTGTTTGCCTTGATCCCAGAGGAAGAACGCAGCGAATGGGAACGCTACTGCAAAAGGCAGGGGCAATATTGTCACCTGATGAAACAGCAAGGACGAAAATGGGGCGACCATGCCAAGGAGCAGGACCCTGGAAAGCTAATGCCCTGCGAGGAATACATACTTCAGGATGAGTACGATTATTTCTTCAACTCCCTGGCGGGTGATTTTGCGGCGGGCGAATGGAAAAACCAGGATGCAGAAGAATGGAAAAACGGCTGTGTGGCCGATCTGCGCCAGCGTCCGCCCCAGGTGACCCGCGCCCACAGCTTGCCGCACCTTGGGTGCCTCACTTATTCCGCAGAAAATGGACTCTATGCCGCGTCCAGGGCCGCTGGCAGCGGGACTATTGGCCGAGCATTATTGAGCAAGAATCCAGCCACGCTTAACTGGGCCGAACCGTCCCCCATTGGATATGACGGTCCACCCCAGACCCTGTGCTGGGCTGACCATTCCCTCTGGGTGGGTGATCCCACCAACGCTACACGGATTGAACTGACAGACCGGGGCACCTGTCAGGATGTGAAAAACTGGACTCTGCCGGAAGATGGATGGAGCACCAAATACCATTGCGGCATTACGACAGACGGTCTGGGCCGGGTCTACTTTTCCAACGAGTGGTACAAGGGGCAGATTTACCGCTGGGAAAACGGCAAGGTAACAAAACACACCTTCTCTCTGGATGGATACGACCATCTCTCCGAGGCCGTTCCCGTTCCCGGCACAGGCCGCATTACCATGATCCACGCAGTCAGTGGCAAGGGGCGGATGGAAGAATGCCTGCTGGAACTGGACATGGACACCGGGCGATGCCGCATCGCCCCCCTGCCCGGAATGGGCGAGGGGCTGAAACTGCGCTGGTTTACCGGGGACTGGCTGCTGGTGCAGGGAAACGGCGAGATCCTCTCCGATGACTTTGCCCAGCTCATCAATAGGAACACCCGTGAAGTGCTGCGTATCCGTCCAGGAATGTTCGGCGGGGAGAAAATGCAGCACATTGGAATACTCACCGATGGCACGGTGGTCATCGTCACCCGGCGGGATAGGGTTGGGCCGGTATTTCGTTATCCCATCGACTTCTGGGGCTTTCTGCGGACGGTAAACAAGCCCAAAAAGCTGGAATGGCAGGAGTACAAAGAAATGTACCCGAATCTGCCCATCTTCCTACCGCCCAAGGCCACAGAGCGAAAAATCATTCTCAAAAAAGACAGCCTGACCATCCTGGGGTCGGTATTTACGCCGCCGTTTACCCTGTCGCAGCTGGCGGAAAAGTTGGGGCCTGCCCGCATTGTCCTGCAAAATGGAACACGGAAAAGCCCCATGACTGGCCGAGAGAGTCCCTATACCCAGGCACTTGCTTTGTGGGACGAGCTTGGACTCCAGGGCTGGTTAGATGAAGATGAGCAGACCATCAAAACCCTTGGTGTCCGGGTAGCGGCACAGGGAGAGTATGCGGTTCGGCAGACATTTGACGGAACGGTTTGGATCGGGTCCAAGGACTACCGGGAGGCCAGTTGGAAGGATTTCGCCGGATTTGCCCATACCCTCAAATTAGGCGGCTTTACCGTTTATACCCGCTTGCCGGGTCCTGTTCCAGGGGAGCAGTCCGCGCAGAAAGCAAAGCTGGAGGCCCTCTCCGCCATGGTGCAGATCAGCTGGAAAGAGCCAGAGCAAAAGGCGGCGAAAGCGCAGAAATACAAGTTATCCAAGCCGACTGAACCAGTGCTCACCTTTACCAGCTTCAACTTCAAGCTGGCGGTCATGGAAGTCCTGATGTACGAGAAAGGCTTACTGGCTCCTAAACTGGATGCCCATGAGTTTGCCAGAGAGTATAGCCGACGCAAGATCGACATTGACGCGGAAGGGTATGAACCCATCCCAGAGATTCGGAAGTGGCTGGAACAATACCCTGTCCCGGAGCGGCTGGCCCCGGAGGTCACAGAAATCGAGATGGATGGCGGCAGCGAGATTTATACCCAGCTCTGTCCGTTCTGGGATGGCGAGGATGGAGCCTTTGATCTTAATACCATTACTGAGGCGGAACTGCGCCAGTTCCCCAATC